CCGGCAACCAGTTCGTGGCCGAGGCGAAGCGGATCCTGTTTGGCCGCGTGGGCATCGACATGATCGCAGGCCCAACCGACAGTTTGATCCTCGCGGACAAGGACGCGGACCCGATGGTTGTTGCCGTTGATCTCGTGGGACAGGCCGAGCACGGTTATAACTCTCCCGTCTGGCTGGTCACAGACAGCCGCAGCATTGCCGAAGAGGTCATGCGCATTGTACCGACCCTGATCAATGATCTGCCGGACGTGAACCGCGAGAATGCAACCGCCGCATGGCGCGACTATGCCGAGGTGATCCTGTGCGCTGACCGCGAGGAAATGGCCGCAACATCCGATGAATATGCGCCCGAACACCTGACCGTTCAGGCAGCCGATTTGGATTGGTGGCTGGACCGTCTAAGTTGTTATGGTTCGTTGTTTCTGGGCGAGGAAACAACCGTGGCCTTTGGCGACAAGGCATCAGGCACCAACCACGTGCTGCCCACCAGCCGTGCGGCGACCTATACCGGGGGCCTGTCAGTGCATAAATACATGAAGATCGTCACGTGGCAGCGCTCCACCCGTGACGGCGCTAAAAAGATCGCCGAGGCGACAGCCCGCATCGCCCGTCTTGAGGGTATGGAAGGGCACGCCCGCACGGCGGACATCCGGCTGGCCAAGTTCTTCCCCGGCCAAAATTTTGACCTGACGGCGGAAGAATAGGCCATGGATGCGCGCGATCATCCTGACCTGACCGGCCATGTTGCCTGTGTCACCGGGGCCAGTTCCGGCCTTGGTCGGCGCGCGGCACTTGTGCTGTCGCAGGCAGGGGCCAAGGTGATTGCAGTCGCGCGCCGTGCCGAAGCGCTGGAGACGCTGCAAGCGGAAGCCCCCGGCGATGTTTTCGCCTTACCCTATGATCTGAGTGACCGCGCGGGACTTGCAGATCTGGCCACCCGCACCGCTGCTCCCTTTGGGGCGCCCGATATCGTGGTGCATGCCGCAGGCATCAACACCCGCGAGACGGCAGACACCGTGACCCCTGAAGGGTGGGACATTACCCTCAACCTGAACCTTGCCGTGCCGTTCTTTTTGTCCCAGCATCTCGTGCCGGGCATGCGGGCGAAAGGCTGGGGGCGGATCGTCAATTTTGCCTCGCTCCAGTCGCACCGCGCTTTTCCGGGCGGCCTCAGCTATGGCGCGTCGAAGGGTGGGATTTCCCAGCTGACCCGTGCCATGGCCGAGGCGTGGTCATCGGATGGGATCACTGTAAATGCCATCGGTCCGGGATTTTTCCGCACCGAGTTGACAGCCGCCGTGTTCAATGACCCCGAGCGGGCCGCCCGCAATGCCGCGCAAACCTGTATCGGGCGCAACGGCGAGCCGGAGGACATTGACGGACCTTTGCTGTTTCTGTGCTCGGACGCTTGCGCCTATGTCACGGGGCAGGTTCTGATGGTTGACGGAGGGTTCACCGCGAAATGAAAGCGCTTGTGTATACCGGCATCGAGACGCTGGAGTTGCGTGATGTTCCGGACCCCGTTCTGGCCGATGATCACCATCTGATCCGCATCGACAGTGTCGGCATTTGCGGCTCTGACATGCATGCCTATCTGGGTCACGATGACCGGCGGCCTGCACCGCTGATTTTGGGTCATGAAGCCGCAGGGACCGTGCAAGGCGGGCCGCTGGATGGCGCCCGCGTCACGATAAATCCGCTGGTGACATGCGGCACGTGCTCGGCCTGTGTGGCGGGCCGTGACAATCTGTGCAGCACGCGCCAGATCATCTCCATGATGCCGCGCGAGGGGGCTTTTGCGCAATTTGTCGCCATGCCGGAACGTAATCTGGTGCGCGTGCCGGATGCGGTCTCGTTGGAGAAAGCCTCGCTGGCAGAACCGGTCGCTGTGGGCTGGCACGCCATTCGTCTGGGGCTGGAGAATTTGGGCGGTGACCGCGCGAACAGCGCCTTGGTCATCGGCGGCGGTGCAATTGGCGTGGCCAGCGCCATCAGCCTGATCGCGCAAGGTGTTAGGGATGTGACTCTGGTCGAGCCTAACGCGCTGCGCCGCGATCATCTGGACCTTGGCGCGCATGTGCGCGTTCTGGCCCCTGAGCAGATCGATGGGATGCTCTTCGACATTACCGTGGATTGTGTGGGCTATGATGCCACCCGCGCCACGGCCTGTGCCGCCACGCGTCCGGGCGGTGTGATCTTGCATGTGGGCTTGGGCGGAGGCACCGCTGGCCTCGATATCCGCCGTTTGACCCTGCAAGAGATCAGCTTCATCGGCACGTATACCTATACCGCGCAGGATTTCCGCGACACCTGCGCCGCAATGTTCGACGGGCGGCTTGGGCCGCTTGACTGGACAGAAACACGCCCGCTCAAGGGGGGTGCCAGGGCGTTTTCAGACCTCCGCAAAGGTGTGATCGCAGCACCGAAAATAATTCTCAAACCTGCATAAAAGGACAAAACTATGGCTGATACAAAACCAATCCCGAACGAGATTCCGCACCTGCTGGTCCATGAAGAGGCCGACAATGTTGGCGTCGTCGTGGTCGAGGGTCTGGTGGCTGGCACCGATATGTTGTGCTGCATCACGCACGACAACTCAACCTTCCGGCTGACAGCCAAGCATGATGTGCCGATTGGCCACAAAATCGCGCTCAAAGACCTCAAGTCCGGTGATACCGCCACCAAATACGGCGAAGACATCGGCAAGATCACGGCTGATATCGGTCAGGGCGAGCATGTCCACACTCAAAACTGCAAAACGAAGCGCTGGTAAGGAATCCTGAACATGACATCCAAATATTCAAACACCACCGTCCAAGGGTATCGCCGTGAAAACGGCCGGGTGGGCGTGCGCAATCACGTCATCATCCTGCCTGTGGATGACATCTCCAACGCGGCCTGCGAAGCGGTTGCCAACAACGTCAAAGGGACCATGGCGATCCCGCATGCGTATGGGCGTCTGCAATTCGGCGAAGATCTCGACACCCACTTTCGCACCATCATCGGCACCGGCGCCAATGCCAATGTCGCCGCTGTTGTCGTGATCGGGATCGAGCCGGGCTGGACCAAGAAAATCGCCGACGGCATCCGTCTGACGGGCAAGCCTGTTGCCGAATTCTCCATTGAGCAAAAGGGCGATTTCGAGACAATCCGTGCCGCTTCTTGGGCTGCCAAGGATTTCGTCCACCACGCGACCGAGATCCAGCGCGAGGAATGCTCGATCAACGAGCTGTGGATCTCCACTAAATGCGGTGAGAGCGACACGACCACAGGTCTGGGCTCCTGCCCGACCGTTGGGAACATGTACGACAAACTGCTGCCAGAAGGCATCACCGGGTTCTTTGGTGAGACCTCCGAGATCACTGGCGCAGAGCATATCTGCAAAGAGCGTGCAGCGACCCCGGAAGTGGGCGAGCGGTGGTACAAAATGTGGAAGGCCTATCAGGACGATGTGATCTTCGCGCATCAGACCGATGACCTGAGCGACAGCCAGCCCACCAAAGGCAACATCGAAGGCGGCCTGACCACAATTGAGGAAAAAGCCCTTGGGAACCTCGAAAAAATTGGTCGTACCTCGACTTATATCGACATTCTTGAGCCCGCCGAAGCACCGGCTAAGGGCAATGGTCTGTACTTCATGGACTCCTCCTCTGCGGCTGCGGAATGCGTGACCTTGATGGCTGCCGGTGGCGCCGTGCTGCACACTTTCCCGACTGGGCAGGGCAATGTGGTCGGTAACCCGATTGTGCCAGTGATCAAGATCACGGCAAACCCGCGCACCGTGCGTACCATGGCCGAGCATGTGGATCTGGATGTCTCTGGCATCCTGCGCCGCGAGCAAACCATCGACGAGGCAGGCGACGCGCTGATCGAGATGATCCGCCGCACTGCCAATGGCCGCAACACAGCCGCCGAAGCACTGGGTCACCGGGAATTCTCGATGACCAAACTGTATCGCAGCGCCTGATACAAACTTGGGCGGCTCCGCAATCGGGGCCGCCTGCACGCTACTTTTCATGAAAGTTTTCAGGTGACTGACCGAACCAATATTTCGCTCGCAGATGCGAGACAGCTGGTGCAATCCGCCTTGATCGCGGTGGGCGTGCCTCGGGATGTGTCCGCATCGGTGGCAACAGCCATTGTCGCGGCGGAGGCGGAAGGTCAGGTTGGTCACGGCTTCTCGCGTCTGGGTGATTACGCGGCCCAGTTCGCCTCGGGCAAAATCAACCGTAGCGCCCTGATCACGACGCATTCTCGTGGGCCTGCCTCGCTTTTGATCAATGCGGATCAGGGCTTTGCCTTTCCCGCGCTGGATAAGGCTCTCGCCGCGGGCCTGCCGCTTTCCCAAGAGATGGGCATTGCCATCATGGCCATCGCCAATTCGCATCACTGCGGGGCCTTGTCCGTTCAGGTCGAGAAGATCGCCAATGCCGGTCTGATCGGCATCATGGTCGCCAATGCCCCCAAGGCGATTGCCCCTTGGGGCGGCAAGGCACCGCTATTTGGCACCAATCCGATTGCCTTTGCCACGCCGCAGGCCAATGGCGCGCCTTTGGTGATTGATCTGTCGCTGTCAAAAGTCGCGCGCGGCAAAGTGATGAACGCGCACAAGTCTAACCAACAGATCCCGCTTGGTTGGGCGCTGGATGCCCAAGGGAACCCGACGACCGATCCAGCCGAAGCGCTTGCCGGAACGATGCAGCCGATTGGCGAGGCGAAAGGCACCGCACTTGCCCTCATGGTCGAGATCCTTGCCGCCGCCTTTACCGGCAGCGCCATGAGCCATGAGGCGGGCACGTTTTTCGATGCAGACGGGCCTGCACCGCGTGTGGGCCAGACCCTGATCGCGATCCGTCCCGATGCCAGTTCCGACTTTCTGGCCCGTGTCAGCGCGCTTCTGGACACGATTCAGTCGATGGAGGGGGCACGCCCGCCCGGTGCGCGCAGGCGCCAAGAAATCCTGCGGAGCGAGGCCGAAGGCCTGTGCGTTCCAACGCAGTATATCGACGTCGCAAAGTCACTCGCCAATGGCGCTTAATCCTGCGGCCAACGGCGCAACTACAAACCACTGCTCGGGGACGCAAATATGATTTTTTCCGGTTGGGTCACCCGCACCCAGGCAATGATGCCGGGTGTGACGGTGGCGGTGATCATCGCGCTGGCAAGTAAATTCATCTCCGAGCATTATGGCGCACCCTCCATGTTGCTGGCTCTTTTGTTTGGGATCAGCCTGAATTTTCTTTCTGTGGACGAACGCTGTGGTCCGGGCGTTACAATGAGTGCGCGCACACTTTTGCGGCTGGGCGTGGCGCTTTTGGGGCTTCGGATCAGTTTTGACATGGTCGGCGCACTTGGGTGGCCTATTGTGGCGATGGTCGTGACGATGGTGCCTGTAACCATTCTATTCGGCCTGCTGGCATCGCGGTTCTTCGGCTTCCGCTACCGCTTTGCGTTTTTATCGGCGGGGGCAGTTGCCATCTGTGGTGCCTCGGCAGCCCTCGCGATTGCGGCGATCCTCCCAAAGGATGAAAAATCGGACGACAGGCTGGTATTTACCGTTGTGGGCGTCACTATTTTATCCACCGTCGCCATGATTGCCTATCCGATCCTGAGCCAGTTCCTGGGGTTCGACGATGTGACTGCGGGCATCTATCTGGGGGCGACAATCCACGATGTGGCGCAGGTGGTAGGGGCCGGTTTCTCGATATCGGAAGAGGCAGGCGAGACCGCGACGCTGGTGAAACTTCTGCGGGTGGCGATGCTGGCCCCGGTTGTGATCATTGCGTCGATCTTTCTGCGCAGCGTCACGACCTCTGATGCCTCTGGCGCCCGCCCCCCCCTGATACCCGGTTTCGTACTGGCATTCATTTTGCTGGCGGCACTGAATTCCATGGTGGCCCTGCCAGCCCCGATGCGGGCCATCGCGGTTGACGGGTCGGGGTGGTTTCTGCTGACAGCAATCGCCGCAGTTGGTCTCAAGACACGCCCTGTCGAAATCCTGAAAGTCGGAAAGCCTGCGGCGGCCCTTTTGTTGGCCGAGACGGTCTTCTTGGCGACAATGGTTGCGCTGGCGCTCACCTATCTACCTCTTCTTCCCACCTGACCCCGGCAAAAGGATACCTTCATGCCCATGTCTATTCTAATCCCCGTTGCCATCGACCACGAGCCGATGGTGGCCGCCAAGATTGCCCGCGCCCGCGCCCTTCTGGCACCGGGCGGGCGCATCACACTGCTGACGGTGCTGGAAAAAATTCCGGGATTTGCAGCCGAGTTTGTCACGGTGAAATCCGAAAACCACCTCATGGCTCAGATCACCGAAAAACTGGCTGCGCTGGCAGGGGACGCAACGGATATCGACGCTCTGGTCACCACGGGCAAGGCGGGTTTGCGCAT
This genomic window from Roseovarius carneus contains:
- a CDS encoding SDR family NAD(P)-dependent oxidoreductase; translation: MDARDHPDLTGHVACVTGASSGLGRRAALVLSQAGAKVIAVARRAEALETLQAEAPGDVFALPYDLSDRAGLADLATRTAAPFGAPDIVVHAAGINTRETADTVTPEGWDITLNLNLAVPFFLSQHLVPGMRAKGWGRIVNFASLQSHRAFPGGLSYGASKGGISQLTRAMAEAWSSDGITVNAIGPGFFRTELTAAVFNDPERAARNAAQTCIGRNGEPEDIDGPLLFLCSDACAYVTGQVLMVDGGFTAK
- a CDS encoding UxaA family hydrolase; this encodes MADTKPIPNEIPHLLVHEEADNVGVVVVEGLVAGTDMLCCITHDNSTFRLTAKHDVPIGHKIALKDLKSGDTATKYGEDIGKITADIGQGEHVHTQNCKTKRW
- the hisD gene encoding histidinol dehydrogenase, which produces MTREYLKKATLTPSSGASDVHDLVQGILNNIEAGGDASALEYAAKFDKYEGSIILSEAEIEAAAALVPEKIKADIRFSHANVKRFAEAQKATLTNIEVEVVPGMIAGQKVMPVDAAGCYVPGGRYSHIASAIMTVTTAKVAGCKHIVACSPPRPGVGVAPAIIYAAHICGADKIMAMGGVQGVAAMTFGLFGLPPANILVGPGNQFVAEAKRILFGRVGIDMIAGPTDSLILADKDADPMVVAVDLVGQAEHGYNSPVWLVTDSRSIAEEVMRIVPTLINDLPDVNRENATAAWRDYAEVILCADREEMAATSDEYAPEHLTVQAADLDWWLDRLSCYGSLFLGEETTVAFGDKASGTNHVLPTSRAATYTGGLSVHKYMKIVTWQRSTRDGAKKIAEATARIARLEGMEGHARTADIRLAKFFPGQNFDLTAEE
- a CDS encoding universal stress protein; amino-acid sequence: MPMSILIPVAIDHEPMVAAKIARARALLAPGGRITLLTVLEKIPGFAAEFVTVKSENHLMAQITEKLAALAGDATDIDALVTTGKAGLRIPEIAREIKADLIIVGAHDPSAIEYFLGSTASRVVRRATCSVYVLR
- a CDS encoding YeiH family protein gives rise to the protein MIFSGWVTRTQAMMPGVTVAVIIALASKFISEHYGAPSMLLALLFGISLNFLSVDERCGPGVTMSARTLLRLGVALLGLRISFDMVGALGWPIVAMVVTMVPVTILFGLLASRFFGFRYRFAFLSAGAVAICGASAALAIAAILPKDEKSDDRLVFTVVGVTILSTVAMIAYPILSQFLGFDDVTAGIYLGATIHDVAQVVGAGFSISEEAGETATLVKLLRVAMLAPVVIIASIFLRSVTTSDASGARPPLIPGFVLAFILLAALNSMVALPAPMRAIAVDGSGWFLLTAIAAVGLKTRPVEILKVGKPAAALLLAETVFLATMVALALTYLPLLPT
- a CDS encoding zinc-dependent alcohol dehydrogenase, whose amino-acid sequence is MKALVYTGIETLELRDVPDPVLADDHHLIRIDSVGICGSDMHAYLGHDDRRPAPLILGHEAAGTVQGGPLDGARVTINPLVTCGTCSACVAGRDNLCSTRQIISMMPREGAFAQFVAMPERNLVRVPDAVSLEKASLAEPVAVGWHAIRLGLENLGGDRANSALVIGGGAIGVASAISLIAQGVRDVTLVEPNALRRDHLDLGAHVRVLAPEQIDGMLFDITVDCVGYDATRATACAATRPGGVILHVGLGGGTAGLDIRRLTLQEISFIGTYTYTAQDFRDTCAAMFDGRLGPLDWTETRPLKGGARAFSDLRKGVIAAPKIILKPA
- a CDS encoding Ldh family oxidoreductase, with the protein product MTDRTNISLADARQLVQSALIAVGVPRDVSASVATAIVAAEAEGQVGHGFSRLGDYAAQFASGKINRSALITTHSRGPASLLINADQGFAFPALDKALAAGLPLSQEMGIAIMAIANSHHCGALSVQVEKIANAGLIGIMVANAPKAIAPWGGKAPLFGTNPIAFATPQANGAPLVIDLSLSKVARGKVMNAHKSNQQIPLGWALDAQGNPTTDPAEALAGTMQPIGEAKGTALALMVEILAAAFTGSAMSHEAGTFFDADGPAPRVGQTLIAIRPDASSDFLARVSALLDTIQSMEGARPPGARRRQEILRSEAEGLCVPTQYIDVAKSLANGA
- a CDS encoding UxaA family hydrolase; the protein is MTSKYSNTTVQGYRRENGRVGVRNHVIILPVDDISNAACEAVANNVKGTMAIPHAYGRLQFGEDLDTHFRTIIGTGANANVAAVVVIGIEPGWTKKIADGIRLTGKPVAEFSIEQKGDFETIRAASWAAKDFVHHATEIQREECSINELWISTKCGESDTTTGLGSCPTVGNMYDKLLPEGITGFFGETSEITGAEHICKERAATPEVGERWYKMWKAYQDDVIFAHQTDDLSDSQPTKGNIEGGLTTIEEKALGNLEKIGRTSTYIDILEPAEAPAKGNGLYFMDSSSAAAECVTLMAAGGAVLHTFPTGQGNVVGNPIVPVIKITANPRTVRTMAEHVDLDVSGILRREQTIDEAGDALIEMIRRTANGRNTAAEALGHREFSMTKLYRSA